A genome region from Streptomyces pratensis includes the following:
- a CDS encoding 1-phosphofructokinase family hexose kinase, giving the protein MILTVTLNAALDLTYAVPALVPQTSHSVREVAERPGGKGVNVARVLSALGHDTVVTGFAGGATGAVLRELLGALPLRPTDALVTVAGNTRRTVAVVDRSGGDTTQLNEPGPHIGAGEWAAFLGTYQELLPGSEAVALCGSLPPGIHVGAYAELIRLARTAGVPVLLDTAGEPLRRGIAARPDLVKPNADELAQLTGAREPLRATRDARRRGAHSVVASLGADGLLAVTPEGVWRAAPPSPVQGNPTGAGDSAVAGLLSALAEGLDWPDRLARAVALSTATVLAPAAGEFDRAAYEDLLARVTVEQQGPAA; this is encoded by the coding sequence GTGATACTGACCGTCACGCTGAACGCGGCACTCGACCTGACGTACGCCGTCCCCGCCCTCGTCCCGCAGACCAGCCACAGCGTCCGTGAAGTGGCCGAACGCCCAGGCGGCAAAGGCGTCAACGTGGCCCGGGTGCTCTCCGCGCTCGGCCACGACACCGTCGTCACCGGCTTCGCCGGAGGCGCCACCGGAGCCGTCCTCCGCGAACTCCTCGGCGCCCTCCCCCTGCGGCCCACCGACGCACTCGTCACCGTCGCGGGGAACACCCGACGCACCGTCGCCGTCGTCGACCGCTCCGGCGGCGACACCACCCAGCTGAACGAGCCGGGCCCGCACATCGGCGCCGGCGAATGGGCGGCCTTCCTCGGGACGTACCAGGAACTGCTCCCCGGGTCCGAGGCCGTCGCCCTCTGCGGCAGCCTGCCTCCCGGCATCCATGTCGGCGCGTACGCCGAGCTCATACGGCTCGCCCGCACGGCCGGGGTGCCCGTCCTCCTGGACACCGCCGGCGAACCCCTCCGTCGCGGCATCGCCGCCCGCCCCGACCTCGTCAAGCCGAACGCCGACGAACTCGCCCAGCTCACCGGCGCCCGCGAGCCCCTGCGCGCCACCCGCGACGCCCGCCGCCGGGGCGCACACAGCGTCGTCGCGTCACTGGGCGCGGACGGGCTCCTCGCCGTCACACCCGAAGGCGTCTGGCGGGCCGCACCGCCCTCCCCCGTACAGGGCAACCCGACCGGCGCGGGTGACTCCGCCGTTGCGGGACTGCTCTCCGCGCTGGCCGAGGGGCTGGACTGGCCGGACCGGCTGGCACGCGCTGTGGCCCTGTCGACGGCCACCGTGCTGGCCCCGGCGGCGGGCGAGTTCGACCGCGCCGCCTACGAGGACCTGCTGGCCCGCGTCACCGTCGAACAGCAGGGCCCGGCCGCCTGA
- the nagA gene encoding N-acetylglucosamine-6-phosphate deacetylase encodes MAGRADSMVLAGARVVLPTGTVENGRVIVEGTRIAGSTSDDTRTVDLSGHWVVPGFVDIHNHGGGGASFATGTAEDVLTGVRAHREHGTTTVVASTVTGEMDFLARQAGMLSELVEQGELAGVHFEGPFISPCRKGAHSEELLRDPDPSEVRKLLDAARGSAKMVTLATELPGGIESVRLLAEHGVIAAVGHTDATYEQTVEAIEAGATVATHLFNAMPPIGHRDPGPVTALLEDERITVELINDGTHLHPAALELAYHHAGAGRVALITDAMDAAGSGDGHYELGPLAVEVKDGVARLVEGGSIAGSTLTLDTAFRRAVTIDRISVDDVVRSISANPARLLGLYDRVGSLDPGKDADLVVLDADFTVKGVMRRGEWIVEPHIG; translated from the coding sequence ATGGCCGGACGCGCAGACAGCATGGTTCTCGCAGGGGCCAGGGTGGTACTCCCCACCGGCACCGTCGAGAACGGCCGGGTGATCGTCGAGGGCACCCGGATCGCCGGCAGTACGTCGGACGACACCCGCACCGTCGACCTCTCGGGCCACTGGGTGGTCCCCGGATTCGTGGACATCCACAACCACGGCGGCGGCGGCGCCTCCTTCGCCACCGGCACCGCCGAGGACGTCCTGACCGGGGTCAGGGCACACCGCGAACACGGCACGACGACCGTCGTCGCGTCCACCGTCACCGGCGAGATGGACTTCCTGGCCCGTCAGGCCGGAATGCTCTCCGAGCTGGTCGAGCAGGGCGAACTCGCCGGCGTCCACTTCGAAGGCCCCTTCATCTCACCGTGCCGCAAGGGTGCCCACAGCGAGGAACTGCTCCGCGACCCCGACCCCTCCGAGGTCCGCAAACTGCTCGACGCGGCACGCGGCAGCGCCAAGATGGTCACCCTCGCCACCGAACTCCCGGGCGGCATCGAGTCCGTACGGCTGCTCGCCGAGCACGGGGTGATCGCCGCCGTCGGCCACACGGACGCGACGTACGAGCAGACCGTCGAGGCGATCGAAGCGGGCGCCACCGTCGCCACGCACCTCTTCAACGCGATGCCCCCCATCGGCCACCGCGACCCGGGACCGGTCACGGCCCTCCTGGAGGACGAGCGGATCACCGTCGAGCTGATCAACGACGGCACGCATCTGCACCCAGCCGCCCTGGAGCTCGCCTACCACCACGCCGGCGCCGGCCGGGTGGCGCTGATCACGGACGCCATGGACGCGGCCGGCTCGGGCGACGGCCACTACGAGCTCGGACCGCTCGCCGTCGAGGTCAAGGACGGTGTCGCACGCCTGGTGGAGGGCGGTTCGATCGCGGGCTCCACCCTCACCCTGGACACCGCCTTCCGCAGGGCCGTGACGATCGACAGGATCTCCGTCGACGACGTGGTCCGGTCCATCTCCGCCAACCCCGCCCGGCTCCTCGGACTGTACGACCGGGTCGGTTCGCTCGACCCAGGCAAGGACGCCGACCTCGTGGTCCTGGACGCCGACTTCACCGTCAAGGGCGTCATGCGCCGGGGCGAATGGATCGTGGAACCCCACATCGGGTGA
- a CDS encoding ROK family protein, with protein sequence MKAALVGADGTLLHEARRATGRDRGAEAVVETILAFAADLYAHGEEHLGEGAVAAGVAVPGIVDAERGIAVYAANLGWSDVPLRKLIGERLGGIPVALGHDVRTGGLAEGRIGAGKGADRFLFVPLGTGIAGAIGIEGSIEAGAHGYAGEIGHVVVRPDGPDCGCGQRGCLETLASAAAVSRAWAAASGDPEADAADCAKAVASGDPAALRVWQDAVDALAAGLVTALTLLDPRTLIIGGGLAEAGETLFTPLRAAVEERVTFQKLPHIVPAALGDTAGCLGAGLLAWDLLSTEVSA encoded by the coding sequence ATGAAGGCCGCTCTGGTCGGGGCCGACGGCACCCTGCTCCACGAGGCGCGCCGGGCCACCGGCAGGGACCGCGGTGCCGAGGCCGTCGTCGAGACGATCCTGGCCTTCGCCGCGGATCTGTACGCCCATGGCGAGGAGCACCTCGGCGAAGGTGCCGTCGCCGCGGGGGTCGCCGTACCCGGCATCGTCGACGCGGAACGCGGCATCGCCGTCTACGCCGCGAACCTGGGCTGGAGCGACGTACCCCTGCGGAAGCTGATCGGCGAACGGCTCGGCGGCATACCCGTCGCGCTCGGCCACGACGTCCGGACCGGCGGCCTCGCCGAAGGACGGATCGGCGCGGGCAAGGGCGCGGACCGCTTCCTGTTCGTGCCGCTGGGCACCGGGATCGCCGGTGCCATCGGCATCGAGGGCAGCATCGAGGCGGGTGCCCACGGCTACGCGGGCGAGATCGGCCACGTCGTGGTCCGGCCGGACGGCCCGGACTGCGGCTGCGGACAACGCGGCTGCCTGGAGACCCTCGCCTCGGCCGCCGCGGTCTCCCGGGCCTGGGCCGCGGCCTCGGGAGACCCCGAGGCGGACGCCGCGGACTGCGCGAAGGCCGTGGCCTCGGGCGACCCGGCGGCCCTGCGCGTCTGGCAGGACGCCGTCGACGCCCTCGCCGCCGGACTGGTCACCGCGCTCACTCTGCTGGACCCCCGCACACTCATCATCGGTGGCGGTCTTGCCGAGGCAGGGGAAACGTTGTTCACACCACTGCGTGCGGCCGTCGAGGAACGGGTCACGTTCCAGAAGCTGCCTCACATCGTCCCGGCGGCCCTCGGGGACACCGCCGGATGCCTGGGCGCAGGGCTGCTCGCCTGGGATCTACTCTCCACGGAGGTATCCGCCTGA
- a CDS encoding ABC transporter substrate-binding protein has product MGKAVQRRFVGLTAVVAALGMTVTLSGCGSDTGGGDVTLRMVAADYGTGAENSSQKYWDDVAGKFEKANPGIDVEVSVYSWKDVDREVAEMVKAGKAPDIAQIGAYADYAAAGKLYSSDEMLAIRTISNFLPSLTDAGEAGNSLYGLPFVASTRLLFYNKGLFAEAGLGAPQTWDDIRSDATALKKSGVTYPFALPLGQEESQAETLMWLLSGGGGYTDEGGNYAIDSPANIATFQWLKNNLVDKGLTGPVAPGKLDRAKAFDAFTKGEVGMLNGHPTLMQEAEEKGVEVGMVPLPGIEGPTKGSMGVADWMMGFKQNGHRVEIGKFLDFAYTDENVLAFADRYDLLPVTSSASVAMEADSKHEQLHEFLSALPNSQLYPFGKTSWAQASEAIKEKIGSAVEPGGNPEGVLVEIAALARQAESAE; this is encoded by the coding sequence ATGGGCAAGGCTGTGCAGCGGCGCTTTGTGGGTCTGACCGCGGTAGTGGCCGCACTCGGTATGACGGTGACGTTGTCCGGGTGCGGTTCGGACACCGGAGGCGGCGACGTCACCCTGCGGATGGTCGCGGCCGACTACGGCACCGGCGCGGAGAACAGCTCCCAGAAGTACTGGGACGACGTGGCCGGGAAGTTCGAGAAGGCCAACCCCGGTATCGACGTCGAGGTCAGTGTCTACTCCTGGAAGGACGTCGACCGCGAGGTCGCCGAAATGGTGAAGGCCGGCAAGGCCCCCGACATCGCGCAGATCGGGGCGTACGCCGACTACGCCGCGGCGGGCAAGCTCTACTCCTCCGACGAGATGCTGGCCATCCGCACCATCTCCAACTTCCTGCCCTCGCTCACCGACGCGGGCGAGGCCGGCAACAGCCTGTACGGCCTTCCGTTCGTGGCGAGCACCCGGCTCCTCTTCTACAACAAGGGCCTGTTCGCCGAGGCGGGCCTCGGTGCCCCGCAGACCTGGGACGACATCCGGAGCGACGCCACCGCGCTGAAGAAGAGCGGTGTGACCTACCCCTTCGCGCTGCCGCTCGGCCAGGAGGAGTCCCAGGCCGAGACCCTGATGTGGCTGCTCAGCGGAGGCGGTGGCTACACGGACGAGGGGGGCAACTACGCCATCGACTCCCCGGCCAACATAGCGACCTTCCAGTGGCTGAAGAACAACCTCGTGGACAAGGGCCTCACCGGCCCCGTCGCCCCCGGGAAGCTCGACCGGGCGAAGGCCTTCGACGCGTTCACCAAGGGCGAGGTCGGCATGCTCAACGGACACCCGACGCTGATGCAGGAGGCCGAGGAGAAGGGCGTCGAGGTCGGCATGGTCCCGCTGCCCGGTATCGAAGGGCCGACCAAGGGCTCGATGGGCGTCGCCGACTGGATGATGGGCTTCAAGCAGAACGGCCACCGGGTGGAGATAGGCAAGTTCCTCGACTTCGCCTACACGGACGAGAACGTGCTGGCTTTCGCCGACCGGTACGACCTGCTTCCCGTGACCAGCAGCGCCTCCGTCGCGATGGAGGCCGACAGCAAGCACGAGCAGCTGCACGAGTTCCTGTCGGCGCTGCCGAATTCGCAGCTGTACCCGTTCGGCAAGACGTCGTGGGCACAGGCCAGCGAGGCGATCAAGGAGAAGATCGGCTCCGCGGTCGAGCCCGGCGGCAACCCGGAGGGCGTGCTCGTGGAGATCGCGGCCCTGGCCAGGCAGGCCGAGAGCGCGGAATAG
- a CDS encoding DUF3263 domain-containing protein, giving the protein MTADPAAPLTGQERAVLALERRSWPGPGAKERAIREELGISPVRYYQLLNALLDDRRALEEDPVTVNRLRRVREARRGRR; this is encoded by the coding sequence ATGACCGCCGACCCCGCTGCCCCGCTCACAGGCCAGGAACGCGCGGTGCTGGCCCTGGAGCGGCGCTCCTGGCCGGGACCGGGCGCGAAGGAACGGGCGATCCGTGAGGAGCTCGGCATCTCGCCGGTCCGCTACTACCAGCTGCTCAACGCGCTCCTGGACGACCGCCGGGCGCTGGAGGAGGACCCCGTCACCGTGAACCGCCTGCGCCGGGTCAGGGAGGCGAGGCGGGGGCGACGCTGA
- the otsB gene encoding trehalose-phosphatase codes for MGNPAHPLPTPSTQAGREGLAALLARPSRAVVALDFDGTLADIVPDPEQSRAHPGVVPALSALAPQVAAVAVITGRPAGTAVRYGGFAGAPGLDHLVVLGHYGAERWDAATATVHAPAPDPGVEAALAELPAVLEETGTGTDSGTWIEEKGRAVAVHTRRAADPQAAFETLRAPLAGLAARHGLIVEPGRLVLELRPPGMDKGVALEEYVKEAGAETVLYAGDDLGDLAAYAAVEKLRTQGTAGLLVCSGTEVPELAERADLLLPGPAAVADLLHSLARRLTQG; via the coding sequence ATGGGTAATCCGGCACACCCCCTCCCGACCCCGTCCACCCAGGCCGGCCGCGAAGGCCTCGCCGCACTCCTCGCCCGCCCCTCCCGGGCGGTCGTCGCGCTCGACTTCGACGGCACGCTCGCGGACATCGTCCCGGATCCGGAACAGTCCCGCGCACACCCCGGCGTCGTCCCGGCCCTCTCCGCGCTCGCGCCCCAGGTCGCCGCCGTCGCCGTGATCACCGGGCGCCCCGCCGGCACCGCCGTGCGGTACGGCGGCTTCGCCGGAGCGCCCGGCCTGGACCACCTCGTCGTCCTCGGGCACTACGGCGCCGAACGCTGGGACGCCGCCACCGCGACCGTGCACGCCCCTGCCCCGGACCCCGGCGTCGAAGCCGCCCTGGCCGAGCTCCCCGCCGTACTGGAGGAGACCGGTACGGGAACGGACAGCGGCACCTGGATCGAGGAGAAGGGCCGCGCGGTCGCCGTGCACACCCGCCGGGCAGCAGACCCGCAGGCGGCCTTCGAGACCCTGCGCGCCCCGCTGGCCGGTCTCGCGGCCCGTCACGGACTGATCGTCGAACCGGGCCGCCTGGTCCTGGAGCTGCGCCCGCCGGGCATGGACAAGGGCGTGGCGCTGGAGGAGTACGTGAAGGAGGCCGGCGCCGAGACGGTGCTCTACGCCGGCGACGACCTGGGTGACCTGGCCGCGTACGCCGCCGTGGAGAAGCTGCGCACCCAGGGCACCGCCGGGCTGCTCGTGTGCAGCGGTACCGAGGTTCCCGAACTCGCTGAGCGAGCAGACCTGTTGCTGCCGGGGCCGGCCGCCGTGGCGGACCTGCTCCACTCCCTGGCCCGGCGGCTCACCCAGGGCTAG